One part of the Dermacentor andersoni chromosome 2, qqDerAnde1_hic_scaffold, whole genome shotgun sequence genome encodes these proteins:
- the LOC126540694 gene encoding neprilysin-2-like: MATLMFRACAYDTTSQHDTSALLELRRFMTQRGIPWPSKLSSPAVRPLGVLIDLAFKWQVPLWFTVRFVRRSAKPGSSPPAVIIGPSSYTLVWFSLHRDIVRRGAFQHHWRRLHDALSNTSNASEFSVLRAQNTADVDSTVLGELANALTNGSGPSDDVELRYVSREHTPSISHTEWQHQLQEHVLPNIDGNHLLRVSNSAILRATDVLFSRFTESTLLENMGWFFARLFAPLADPSLLRDRHGTHHTGEEELFCAAQVEAVFRLLVISLYTVPRFSPTLREDINQLLHAIRGMVADKVSALAWLDEESKQRAEEKLREMGTVLWPPDNMMDNAGLAALYSKFRQPSGPSWTVVDSWVHYREAMNNLEQEYRDVVLQLPANMELPLVEYDYLRNEVRVSVQALSRPVFYFEGTRGMFYGGLGFLYAAEVVRALDADGARRDASGVLVTNGSWLSPTWTEAVVDREDCLPESGGYFPEIPAVEVAYASLEKALVASGERMRTARSAFSQRRLFYVTLCYLMCANQTLHPQRRPFAGDCNKAVANFPRFAEDFGCGTDARMRRERPCVFFG; this comes from the coding sequence ATGGCTACGCTGATGTTCCGCGCCTGCGCGTACGACACGACGTCCCAGCACGACACATCTGCTCTGCTGGAGCTGAGGCGATTCATGACCCAGCGGGGCATTCCGTGGCCCTCGAAGCTGTCCTCTCCGGCAGTCAGGCCTTTGGGCGTACTCATCGACCTGGCGTTCAAGTGGCAGGTGCCTCTATGGTTTACCGTGCGTTTTGTCCGCAGAAGCGCGAAGCCGGGCAGCAGTCCGCCAGCTGTGATCATTGGGCCGAGCTCCTATACACTCGTCTGGTTCAGTCTGCACAGAGATATCGTCAGGAGGGGTGCCTTTCAACATCACTGGCGCCGGCTACACGATGCCCTGTCCAACACCTCGAACGCCAGCGAATTCAGCGTCCTACGCGCGCAGAACACGGCCGATGTCGATTCGACGGTGCTGGGGGAGCTGGCCAACGCTCTGACCAATGGCAGCGGGCCCAGCGACGATGTGGAGCTGCGATACGTGAGCCGAGAGCACACGCCGAGCATCAGCCACACCGAGTGGCAGCATCAGCTCCAGGAACATGTGCTGCCCAACATCGACGGCAACCACCTGCTGCGTGTTTCCAACAGCGCCATCCTCAGGGCCACCGACGTGCTCTTCTCCCGGTTCACAGAAAGCACGCTGCTCGAGAACATGGGCTGGTTCTTCGCCCGGCTGTTCGCACCGCTCGCTGACCCGTCACTGCTCCGCGACCGGCACGGGACGCACCACACAGGGGAAGAGGAGCTCTTCTGCGCAGCCCAGGTCGAGGCAGTGTTCCGGCTGCTCGTCATCTCACTGTACACGGTCCCGCGATTCTCGCCGACGCTGCGCGAAGACATCAACCAGCTTCTTCACGCCATCCGCGGAATGGTAGCCGACAAAGTGAGCGCGCTGGCGTGGTTGGACGAGGAGTCTAAGCAACGCGCCGAAGAGAAGCTCCGCGAGATGGGCACCGTGCTGTGGCCCCCCGATAACATGATGGATAATGCGGGACTCGCGGCCCTGTACTCAAAGTTCAGGCAGCCGAGCGGCCCGTCCTGGACGGTCGTGGACTCCTGGGTCCACTACAGGGAGGCGATGAACAATCTGGAACAGGAGTATCGCGATGTGGTGCTGCAGCTGCCGGCTAACATGGAGCTACCACTCGTCGAGTATGACTACCTACGCAACGAGGTGCGCGTGTCGGTGCAGGCGCTGTCGCGGCCTGTCTTCTACTTCGAGGGTACGCGTGGCATGTTCTACGGTGGTCTGGGCTTCCTATACGCCGCCGAGGTCGTCCGAGCGTTGGACGCCGACGGCGCGAGACGCGATGCCAGCGGCGTGCTGGTCACCAACGGGTCCTGGCTGTCGCCCACGTGGACCGAAGCCGTCGTGGACCGCGAAGATTGTCTACCAGAGTCCGGTGGTTACTTCCCAGAGATCCCAGCCGTCGAGGTGGCCTATGCGTCCCTTGAGAAGGCACTGGTCGCCTCCGGCGAGCGGATGCGCACGGCTCGCTCAGCCTTCTCCCAGCGCCGGCTCTTCTACGTGACCTTGTGCTACTTGATGTGCGCGAACCAGACGCTCCACCCTCAAAGACGTCCGTTTGCAGGCGACTGCAACAAGGCGGTGGCCAACTTCCCGCGTTTTGCCGAGGACTTTGGGTGCGGCACGGACGCCAGGATGAGGCGCGAGAGGCCCTGTGTGTTCTTTGGCTGA
- the LOC126540698 gene encoding uncharacterized protein: MLLYPASSLATQGDAGCRDADARTARRSAEAAPSFSEIGRSLSRRRETSLPNLTAVPGKSALAGRGAGRTASLSSATDRRARFRDAPIAELVLLSLTQLSSGKRSAALTLTAAAAASATMVLAAIIIYALFAHSDAEEDSPESAGCTSADCRHHAALITNRLNLSLDPCHDFAAFACSAWSPPATWQHREFPSARDDVVLAWARDFENTLVTGSR; this comes from the exons ATGCTTCTCTATCCGGCCTCCTCGTTGGCCACTCAGGGCGACGCCGGCTGCAGGGACGCCGATGCGAGGACGGCGCGCCGCAGCGCCGAGGCTGCGCCGTCCTTTTCCGAAATCGGGAGGAGCCTGAGCCGCCGGCGGGAGACGTCCCTGCCGAACCTGACGGCGGTGCCCGGCAAGTCCGCCCTGGCTGGACGTGGCGCGGGCCGCACGGCGTCGCTCTCCTCCGCGACGGACAGGCGCGCCCGCTTCCGCGATGCCCCCATCGCCGAACTG GTGCTGCTTAGTCTGACGCAGCTTTCGTCCGGCAAGAGGAGCGCGGCACTGACACTgacggcggcggccgccgcctcGGCAACCATGGTGCTGGCCGCCATCATAATTTACGCGCTCTTCGCGCACTCGGACGCCGAGGAAGACTCGCCCGAGTCCGCGGGGTGCACTAGCGCCGACTGCCGACACCACGCGGCGCTAATCACCAATCGCCTTAACCTGAGCCTGGACCCGTGCCACGACTTCGCCGCGTTTGCCTGCTCGGCCTGGTCGCCGCCGGCGACGTGGCAGCACCGAGAGTTCCCTTCGGCGCGCGACGACGTCGTGCTCGCCTGGGCGCGCGACTTCGAGAACACTCTGGTCACGGGCTCCAGGTAG